A genome region from Bufo gargarizans isolate SCDJY-AF-19 chromosome 2, ASM1485885v1, whole genome shotgun sequence includes the following:
- the GRXCR2 gene encoding glutaredoxin domain-containing cysteine-rich protein 2 has translation MEEQRKLSQRYEDRPRKVRFKISSAYSGRVLKQVYEDGQELESPDEEYPHSFLHDSFESSEHYYNPGETHPQFYPTARLTAQRISVFRDGTSYRLAGDPKFSGCHGMGKSDSDVIDFGKIIIYTSNLKIIKTPVINTEESENTKWSPGRRRRAGQRDLCPTANNSYENSLVQQHTQEEEAPECSQCKGSGCAPCSLCHGSKFSMLANRFKESYRALRCPACDEKGLQPCQMCTDETEEFG, from the exons ATGGAGGAACAGAGAAAGTTAAGCCAAAGGTATGAAGACAGACCTCGGAAAGTGAGATTTAAGATCTCATCAGCATATAGTGGTAGGGTCCTAAAACAGGTCTATGAAGATGGGCAGGAACTGGAGTCCCCAGATGAAGAGTATCCTCACAGTTTTCTGCATGATAGCTTTGAGTCCTCTGAACATTATTACAACCCTGGAGAAACACATCCTCAGTTCTATCCAACAGCTCGTCTGACAGCTCAGAGAATAAGTGTTTTCAGAGATGGCACCTCTTACAGATTAGCTGGAGACCCCAAGTTTTCTGGATGTCATGGAATGGGCAAGAGT GATTCCGATGTAATAGACTTTGGCAAAATCATAATTTATACTAGTAATTTGAAGATTATAAAAACCCCTGTTATCAACACAGAAGAGTCAGAAAATACAAAATGGTCACCAGGAAGAAGACGGCGAGCGGGCCAGAGAGATTTATGTCCTACAGCTAATAACAGCTATGAGAACAGTCTGGTCCAACAGCACACCCAG GAAGAAGAGGCCCCGGAGTGCTCTCAGTGCAAGGGCTCTGGTTGTGCCCCTTGTTCTCTGTGTCATGGGAGCAAGTTCTCCATGTTAGCCAACCGCTTTAAAGAGTCTTACCGCGCTCTTCGCTGTCCTGCTTGTGACGAGAAAGGATTGCAGCCCTGCCAGATGTGCACCGATGAGACAGAAGAATTTGGATGA